Below is a window of Halomicrobium mukohataei DSM 12286 DNA.
CCGCGATCGTCGCACAGACGCTCGATCCGTCGGCGACGACCCTCGACCAGCAGATCGACGCGATCGAGCGCGCCCCCGCGTCCGAGATCGACCGTGCGGTGCGCCGGGCCGACGAATCGAGCCCGCGGTTCAGCTCGATCGTCAGCCAGGACTTCAACCGCGGGGACGCCAGCGCCTCGGCGTCGATCGGCGTCATCAGCCACGAGGTGCCCGCCGGACTCTCGTCGGGGTCGGGGCAGGGTGGCTCCAGTCCCCTGACCGCGATCCAGAAGCAAGCTGAGTTCCAGGTCGACTCCGCCGCTGGCGGTTCGATCACCGTCTTCGGTAGCGGTATCGTCGCCGACGAGTTCGGGAGCGTCATCACCGACTCCCTGCTGATCGTCGTTCCCGCCGCCGTCCTCTTCATCTTCCTGTTCCTCTCGATCGCCTACCGCGATCCCGTCGACCTCGCGCTGGGCCTGTTCGCCCTGCTGATGGCGATCGTCTGGACGTTCGGGTTCACCGGTATCGCCGGCATCCCCTTCAGCCAGATGTTGATCGCCGTGCCGCCGCTGTTGCTGGCCGTCGGGATCGACTTCGGGATCCACGCGGTCAACCGTTACCGCGAGGAACTCGTGCTCGGCAGGGGCGTCGACGAGTCGATGCGGACCACGACCGATCAGCTACTGGTGGCGTTCTTCATCGTCACCGGGACGACGGTCATCGGCTTCCTGGCGAACTTCACGAGCGCGCTGGAGCCTATCCGCGAGTTCGGCGTCGTCGCCGGGGTCGGCATCGTCTTTACGTTCCTCATCTTCGGAATCTTCCTCCCGGCCGCGAAAGTCGAGATCGACCGGCTCCGCGAGCGCTACCCGATCCCGACGCTGAGCGAGACGCCGCTTGGCTCCGAGGATTCGGCGCTGGGATCGGTACTGCGAGTCGGAGTGACGATCGGCGACGCCGCACCGGCGCTCGTCCTCGTCGTCCTGCTCGTCGGCAGTGCCGGCGCTGGCGTCTACGCTCAGGAAATCGACACGACGTTCAGCCAGGAGGACTTCCTCCCGCCAGAGGACACCCCGGCGTTCCTCGAAGAGCTACCGGAACCGTTCGCGCCGGGCGAGTACACCGTCTCCGCGCAGCTGAACTACCTCGAAGACAAGTTCGCGACCACGCAGTCGAGTGAGACGACGGTGTACGTCGAAGGGCCGATGCAACGGGACACGGCGCTCGAAGAGATCTATCGGGCCGGAGACGACCCGCCGGACTCCTTCGCCGAGAGCGACGGCCGCGCGGAGTCGACCTCGATCGTCACCGTCATCCAGAGCTACGCCCAGCAAGATCCCGAGTTTCGCCGGCTCGTCGACCGCAACGACCAGAACGACAACGGCGTTCCGGACCAGAACCTCGAACTGATCTACGACGAACTGTTCGCCTCGCCGGCCGGCGACCGCGCCGAGAACTACATGACGGCGGAACGGCGGAGCGCCCGCGTCGTCTACACGGTCGAGGCCGACGCCGAACAGAACGAGATCACCGAGGACACCCGAACGGTCGCCGATCGGTTCCGGATGACCGCGACCGCGACCGGCAACACCGTCGTGTTCAAGGCCGTCTCGGACCTCATCCTCGAATCCGCGATCACCAGTCTCGCCGTCGCGCTGATCGGCTCGGCGATCTTCCTGATGGTCATCTACCGAGTGTTCGAGGGGTACGCCACGCTGGGGATCGTCAACGTCCTCCCCGTCGCGGTGACGGTGACGATGGTGGCCGCGTCGATGCGGTTCCTCGCCATCCCGTTCAACGCGATCACCGCGACGATCCTGGCGATCACGATCGGACTCGGCGTCGACTACTCGGTCCACGTGACCCACCGGTTCGCCGACGAGCGCGCGGAACACGACCTCCGGACGGCGCTCGACCGGACGGTCCGTGGCACCGGTGGGGCGCTGCTGGGCAGCATGCTCACCACCGTCTCGGGGATCGGCGTGCTCGCGCTCGCGCTGTTCCCCGCGCTGGGTCAGTTCGGCATCCTCACCGGGCTGTCGATCACTTTCGCCTTCCTGGCGTCGCTGCTCGTCCTTCCACCGGCGCTGGTGCTGTGGGACGCGCTGATCAACGAGGATCGCCGCCTCGCCTCCCTGTTCGGGATCGGGCCGAAACAGAAGGCCACGCAGGCCCCGACCGTCGGCGGGCCCGACGAGTAGCCCGACGGCGACGCCGGTGAGCGCCACGTTACTGAACGCTTTTGGGTCGGCGTCCGTTTAGTGTCGGTATGACCCACGTCGTCATCATCGGAGCCTACGGCAGCGCCGGAGCCGCCGTCGCTGGCGAGCTGGCAGAGGAACCGGGTATCGAACTGACGCTGATCGACGACGGCGAGCCCGGCGGCGGACTCTGTATCCTTCGGGGTTGTATGCCCTCGAAAGAAGTCCTCTCGGCAGGAGCCCATCGCTTCCAGGCCCGCCACGACGACCGACTGGTCGGCGACGCGCCCGAGGTCGACCTCGAACGGACCGTCGAGCGCAAGGACGACCACACCCTCGGGTGGGCGGGCCACCGCCGCGCCGGCATCGAGGAGCTGGCCGAGCGCGACGACGTGCGCTTCGTCCACGACACCGCTCGGTTCGTCGACCCACACACCGTCCGCGCGGGCGGCGAGGAGTTCGACGCCGACTACGTCGTCGTCGCCACCGGCTCCAGCGTCAACGTCCCCGACGTTCCGGGGATCGACGAGGTCGAGTTCATGACCAGCGCCGACGTGCTGGACGCCACCGACTTCCCCGACTCCGGGATCGTGATGGGCTTTGGCTACATCGGCATGGAGATGGTCCCGTACCTCGCCGAGGCCGGCGGGATGGACCTGACCGTCGTCGAGCACGACGACCGACCGATCGACGAGGCCGACCCCGAGTTCGGGGACGCCGCACTGGAGCTGTATCGGAACCACTGGGACCTGGAGATTCCGACCAACTGCCACGAACGGCGTCTCGAAGCGACCGACGACGGCGGCGTCCGGCTCACCGTCGAGTTCGAGGACGACGGGGCCGACGGTCCCACTCGGGAGACCTACGAGGCCGACCAGCTGTTTTGCTTCACCGGCCGCCGCCCGACCGTCGAGGGGCTCGGACTGGACAACACGGAGATCGCCGTCTCCGGCGACTGGGTCCGCGAGACGATGCAGACGGCAGCCCACGACCACGTGTACGCCGTCGGCGACGTCAACGGCAAGGAGCCGATCCTCCACGTCGCCAAGGAGCAGGGCTTTACCGCCGCAGAGAACATCCGCCGACAGGAAGCCGGGAACGCGCCCCAGCCCTACGAGAACGTCCACCATCACGTGATCTTCTCCGGGCTCGGCGTCTATCCGTTCGCCCGCGTCGGCCACAACGAACAGACCGCCAGAGAGGCGGGCCACGATATCGCCGTCGCGACCCGGCAGGCGAGCGACGACGGGGTCTTCAAGTCCAAGTACGTTCCCGAGGGGCTCGCGAAGCTCGTCGTCGACCGGGCAGACGGCACCGTGCTCGGCTGGCAGGGGATGCACTACCACGCCGACAGCTTCGCGAAGACGATGCAGATCGTCGTCGAGATGGGGTTAGACGTTCGGGAGCTGCCCGATCGCTCCTACCACCCGACCCTGCCCGAGAACCTCGACGGACTGTTCCGTGACGCCGCCGACGCCGTCGAGCAGTAAGGCACTGCGACGGGATCAGGCGAGGGGCAGGTCACGGATCTCGAAGCGCGCCCCGCCGTCGTCGCCGTCGGTGACGGTGACGTATCCGCCGTGAGCCTCGGCGATCTCGGAGACGATCTTGAGGCCGAACCCGGTGCCGTCGTCGATGGTCGTGTAGGCAGACTGGAAGACGTCGTCGCGCTCGTCTTCGGGGATACCGGGGCCGTCGTCGGCGACGTAGAAGCCGGTCCCCTCTTCGAGGGGCCCGACGGTGATGACGACCCCTCGACCGGCGTGCTGGACCGCGTTTCGAAAGAGATTCTCCAGGAGCTGCTGGAGACGCGTCGCGTCGCCGAGGAAACGGTCGTCGACGTCGATTCGCAGCGTCGCCTCGTCGCTTTCGACGACCGCCCAGGCGTCCTCGGCGACGGTCTCGATGTCGACCGGCGTCGGTTCCGAGACGGTCCTGCCGTCGCGTGCCACCGACAGGATGTCCTCGATCAGCGTGTCCATCCGCTGGAGCGACCGCTCGATCGCGTCGAAGTGCTCCTCGGCCCCGGTTTCGCGTGCCACGTCGATCCGTCCGAGTGCGACGCTGAGCGGGTTGCGCAGGTCGTGGCTGACGACGCTGGCGAACTCTTCGAGCCGGTTTCGCTCGCGGGCGATCTCGTTCTGGTGACGGCGGCGCTCCTGTTCGTAGCTCACCCAGTTGCCGAGCAGTTCCACGAGGGCGATCTCCCAGTCCGAGAAGGGCTCGGTCCGTGGCTCTCGGTCGTAGAAGCAGAACGTGCCGTACACCTCGTCCTCGACCACTACGGGGGTACCGAGATAGCAGGCGATGCCATCGTCGGTGTATCCGGCGCGTTCGGCCAGTTCCGGCGCGTCCCGTGCGATGTCTTCGAGGACCAGCGTCTCTTCGGTGACGATCGCCCGCTCGCAGTTGGTCTCGTCGAGCGCGACCCGGTCCCCGGGCTGGGTGTCGCCGGTCGGATCGCGAACGACCTCGAAGACGTACTCGTCGCCCTCTCTGGAGGAGAGCGCCCCGTAGTCGGTTCCGAGCACCGACTGGCCGATCGAGAGCAACCGATCGACCTGCTCCTCGAAGCTGAGCGTCTTCTCGGAGACGACGCGGTACATCTCCTTGAGGATGCGCTCGCGCTCCCGGAGCGTCTCGATCCGGTGCTTTCGATCCGTCACGTCCTGGAAGTACACCGAGAGCCCGTCGACCGAGGGGTAGGCCCGCACCTCGAACCACGTCCCGAGGGGCTCGTACTCGGCCTCGAAGGTCGTCACCCGCTGTTCGTCCATCGCTTCGGTGTATCGGTCGTAGAACTCCGTGTCGACGACTTCCGGCAACAGATCCCAGATTCGGGTCCCGACGAGGTCGTCGATCGACCGATCCACGTCGGCGGCGTCACACACGATCTCTCGCGCCCGTTCGTTGAGGTAGGTGAACCGCCACTCCACGTCCAGCGCGAAGAACGCGTCGGTCATGCGATCGAGGATCGCCGACTGTTCGTGCGGGCGGCTCACTGCCTCGGTGACGGTCGTGACGAGCGTGGGGAGCTGTTCTTCGAGTGGCGTCCGCCGGAGATAGCCGGTCACGTCGGCGTCGATCGCCTCGCTGGCGACCGTCTCGCTGCCGTCGTCGGTGAACAACACGAACGGGAGCGACGGGGCGCGACGCCGTATCGATCGCAGCAGCGACAGCCCACTACCGTCCGGGAGGTCCTGTTCGCTGACGACACAGTCTGTCGATCCGTCCGTCACGTGGGCAAGTGCCGTCGCCGCGTCGGCGACGTGTGTGACGCGAAACGGCCCGCTGTCGCCGAACGAGTCTCGAACCGTCGAGTCCGTGTCCGGGTCGACGTAGAGGACGTCGACGGTGTCCCCTCGCGGCGCTCGCGTTCGATCGACACTGTTCGCCCGGTCCATACACGGGATTGACGAGCCAGCGACATAGGTGTGGTGTCCGCGAGTAGCTGCTCCGTTTCGGCTGCGTTACCGACACGTACGGTGTTGCTATCGGGAACTGGGTTGGTAACAACCGTCTTGACTAGTGTTGCCGTACCACGGAGTATGTACGAGACGATTCTCGTTCCGACCGACGGGAGCGACCACGCCAACCGGGCGTTCGACAGTGCGATCACCTACCTCGCCGTGAACGGCGAGGTTTGTCGGTGGACTCCCGGTCTGTCCACTATACTGTGGAAGGCGAGTAGTCGCCGTTCCCGTTCACTGTTCCCGACTTCAGGGCGAGGTGATGGGTCGCCCCTCCAGAACCAGACTTGAGCCGGTTCTGGATGAATCTGTGTGCGATGTTGCGCGCCGCGTTGTAGTCGCTATGAAGTTCTTTCCCGCATTTCTGGCAGGTGAACTGGTCGCCGTCGCGGTTGTCCTCGTGGGTGAAGCCACAGTCGGCGTGACTACACCGCTGGCTGGTGTAGGCCGGATGGACTGATTCGACAGCGATTCCTTCGGCACGGGCTTTGTATGTCGTCTGGCGCTTCAACTCGCGGAACGCCCACTGCTGGAATTTCGAGGCGTTCGAGATACGTTCTCGTATCTGTTCCAAGTCCTCGAACACGATTGCCGAACAGCCCCGTGACATGGCTTCTTTCACCAGTCGTTTCGACGTTTGGTGTAGAACGTCCTCGGACCAGTTAGCGAAGGTGTCACCGATTGACTGAATCGTGAGGTGTGCGCTTCGCGTCCCCTGTTGTTGTAGTCGGGCGCGACGACGTTCATACTCGCGGCGCTTGTGGTTCAGTAGGTCAGCGTTGCCGATGAACGCTCCTGTACTGGTGACAGCAAGATACCCGTCGACGTTCCGGTCTACGCCGAGAACTGTTCGGCTCTCGGCCTCTTCCAACGAATCTTCGCGTTCCTGTTTGACGGAAACGTGCAAGTAGTAGGTATCGGTCTGATGGTCGTATCGGAGTTTCGCGCCTTGTTTGGTCCACTCGCTACTCTCCATGTATTCGGCCTGGAGCGAGTCGTCTGGGTAGACGTATTCAGCATGAACACGCCCACTTCCGTAAGCGGCCAGCGAACAGTATCCGTCGAAGTAACTGATTGCACTGGTGTTGTAGACGGTCGTGTTCGACGTGAACACAGGTTTTGAGGGGCGTTCGCCAGCTTTCATTTTGTCTACACAGCCGGTAAGCGCGTCGGCGGCATGGTTGACGGCGGCCACGGTCAAGTCTGAGTGAAGGCCGGTGTCGTCCCGTATGTCGTCGTAGACGAGCGGTTGTAGTCGAGAGCGCGACGTTATCACGTACCCATTGTCATCTCTTTCCCATCCCCGGTTGGCAAACCGCTGTGCAGCGTCCCGAAACGTGTTCATCGTTCGTTTCAGGTCGTCGCGCCGCTGGTCGGGGACGGAAAGTTTGACGACAGCAGTACGCTGAATCTCCATCTACACATCACAAGTGGGACTAACTATATATAAATAATTGGGAGTAGGCCGGGAATTGAACGGTGGATAGTCACTAGAGCTTACGCGATTCCCGCCCGCCGTGAACGGCGGGACTCCCTCGCTGAATAAGGTGGCGCTGGCCGACCGAGCGGACAGCTCGCTCGCCCTGTTGCACGTCGTCGACACCGGGACGATCGGCGAACCCGCGCTGTCGGCGACCGAACTCGTCGTCGGCCAGCGCGAGGACGACGGCACCGCGCTGTTGAAGCGCCTGGCCCAGCGCGCTCGCGACCGCGGCATCAGTACCCAGCTGCACAACTGTCACGGCGAGCCGAGCCGGGAGATACGGAGCTACGCCGACGAGATCGAGGCCGACCTCGTCGTCATGGGCTATAGTAACAATTGAAACGATTTACACACCGATCGCACTGCCATCGTGCGATCGGGTGTGCATTGATTTTCAATGGCTACTATACCAGGGCCGGGACCACGACCGCACGCTCGGCACCGTGACGGCACAGGTCGTCAAGGCGTGTGAGCGGCCCGTGATGCTGGTGTAGCGCGGTCAGGGACGCCGCGCTTCGAGCACCGGCATCTCCTCGATGCGGTCCTCGTCGAGGGCCGCCCAGTCGATGCCGTCCGGGCGGTCGTACGGCGTCGCCGTCTCGACGGTCCGTTCGGGCGTCACCACCAGGTCCATCGGTACGTCGTGTTCGTCGACGAGTTCGTGGTCTCGAAGCTGGCGCTCGTGGACCGTCGTCACCACTGGCGTCTCGTCGTCGACCAGATCGAGTTCGCGGAGCAGCGCGTATTCGAGGTCGCTGTACCCCTCGCCCTTGCCGATCCGCGCACCGCGTTCGCTGACGGCGACGCTCCCCGAGACGATCAGGTCGATCGCGGGCATCTCGTCGGGGCCGACCTGCACGCCCGCCTCGCTGGAGCCGCTGACGGTCGTGGCGTCGTCGATGTCGTCGACCGCCGCCGGGTCGAGTTCGATGAAACACCGCTCGTCGCGCAACCGCGGGACGGCCATGTAGACGGTCTTGCCGGCCCGCATCGCCGCCCGCCGGACCGGGAGCTGCGGGGCGTCGGGGTTGGCCTTTAGGGCGTCGGCGTCCGCCCAGATCGCCGTCTCGGCCAGCCGGTCGGCCGCGGCGTCCGCGTCGGCGAAGTTCGGGATGCGACCGTGGGGCGGGAACGGAAACCGGGCGTCGCCGCTCTCTTCGAGGTCGTCCCACACGCGCTGGCGCAGCGTCTGCTTGTCCATGTGGACGGCGACGGACGCTCGCACAAAAGCGCTGGCGTCACGCCGGAAACCAAACGCTTTCCTCGGGGCCGACGGAGAATCACGACGATGGACGAACAGGATCCACCAGATCCCGAGGAGAGCGTGAGAGAGGCCGTCGAGCGGTCTCGCAGTGGGGCTCCGGCAGTGGGACGGGTCGTTCGCGACCGGTTCTCGACCGACGAGGTGTTCCAGCGCATCGTCGCCGCGGCCGACGAGGAGATCACGTCGGGCAGTCGCGAGCTGTACTTCAGCGGTCTGGCGGCCGGGTTCGCGATCACGATCACGTTCCTGATGCTGGTGTCGCTGACGGCCTCGACCGGCGGCGACCCGATTCTGAGCACGCTCCTGTACCCGCTGGGGTTCATCTACATCATCATCGGCGGCTACCAGCTGTACACGGAGAACACGCTGCCGCCCGTCGCGCTGACGCTGGAGCGCATCGCCAGCGTGCCCGCGCTCTTGCGCAACTGGATCGTCGTGCTCGCCGGGAACTTCACCGGCGGCGCGATCGGCGCGATGGCGCTGGCCTGGGGCGGGGTGCTGTCGGCCGACGGGACGGCCGCGGCGTTCTCGATCGCACAGAAGGGCATCAAGGCGAGCCAGGGCGAACTGTTCGTGAAGGCCGCGTTCGCCGGGCTGATCGTCGCTGGCGTCGTCTGGGTCGAGTACGCCTCTCGGGACACGATCTCGCGGATCGCCGTCGTCTACCTCGCCTTCCTCGCGATCCCGCTTGGCGGGCTCTACCACGTCGTGGTCTCCTTTACCGAGATGGTGTATCTGGTGCTGGTCGGCGATCTCGGGGTCGTCGTCGGGATGGTCGAGTTCGTGCTCCCCGTGTTGCTCGGTAACACCGTCGGCGGCATCCTGCTGGTCACCGTCGTCAACTACTTCCAGACGACCGAGGAGCGCCTGGAGTCGGCCCGTTTCGACGGTGCCAACCGACAGCTCTCCTGGCGAGAGTGGATCCTGGGCGGTCTCGCGGGGCGGTCGTACGTGCCCCTGATCGACACGAGCGAGCGAGCGGCCGGACACGGCGCTGGCTCCGAGCGGATCCTTGTTCCGATCTCCAACCCGCGGACCGAGGGGACCCTCGCCGAGCTCGCGTGTGCGTACGCTGCCGGCAAGGAGGCGGCCTACGTGGAGTTCGTCCACATCGTCCGCCTGCCCGACCGGCTGGCGGGCGGGTACGGCGGCGACCAGACCGACCAGATCGTCGCCGAATCCGACGCACAGATGGAGCGGGTCCGCGAGATCGCGTCCAGCTACGAGGTCGACTCCGAGACCTCGACGATCGTCTCGCATCGCTCCATCGAGGAGGTGTTCCAGCTCGCAGACCGGAAGGGCGCGGACACGGTCGTGATGGGCTGGGACGAGGACGCGCTCTGGAAGGCCGGCCGGGCCGAACGCCCGCTCGACGAGCTGACGAGTTCGCTCCCGGCGGACTTCCTGGTGCTTGCCGATCGCGGGTTCGATCCCGAGGAGATCCTGATTCCGGTCGCGGGCAACGAACACTCCGTGCTGAGCGGCGAAGTCGCCAGTGCGCTCGGCCAGACCGTCGGTTCGGCGATCTCGCTGCTCCGGGTCGCCGACGGGCCGGGCCGGCGGACGGAAAACGAGGACTTTCTCGCCCGGTGGGCGAAGAACAACGACCTCGAATCGGCAGACCGCATCGTCGACGACAGCGGCGACGTCGAGGGGGCCATCGTGCGGGCCGCACCGGAACACGGCCTCATCATCATCGGGGCGACCAGAGACGGGCTCCTCTCGCGGATCGGGAGCGACTCGCTGCACCTCGACGTGCTGTCGGACGTGGACTGCTCGGTGTTGCTCGCCGAGCGAGCGACCGAGCGCGGGCTGCTCCAGCGGCTGTTCGGGAACTGATCGGCGCGGGAAACGACAGCCCGAAGACGACGGCGGCCCACTGAGCCGTCGTGGACGAGACTATCGCGTGGCTCCGGGAACGACCCTTCTACGAGGGGCAGATCGTCGACCAGCGGACGGTACCGGGACGGGACGCGACCGTCGCCGACCTCGACGTACGCGACCGACTGGCCGACGCGCTGGCCGAGGACGGCATCGAACAGCTCTACGCCCACCAGGCCGACGCCGTCGGAGCCGTCCGTGACGGCGACAACGTGGTGCTTTCGACCGCGACGGCGAGCGGAAAGAGTCTCGCCTACACGGTGCCGGCCTTCGAGCGCGCCCTCGAAGATCGCCGGACCACACTCTACGTCGCCCCCCAGGTCGCGCTGATCAACGACCAGACGGAGACGCTCTCGACGCTGGCGGATCGGCTCGGCTTCGCGTCGGGCGTGTCGGTCGCCCAGTACACCGGCCGCCAGTCCCAGACCGAGAAAGAGCAGATCCGCGAGCGCCAGCCCACCGTCCTCCTGACGACGCCGGACATGCTCCACTACGGCATCTTGCCCCACGCACACCGCCTCTGGAAGTGGTTCTTCCAGCGACTCGACACCGTCGTGGTCGACGAGGTCCACAGCTACCGGGGGGTGTTCGGCAGTCACGTCGCACTCGTGTTTCGACGCCTCCAGCGCATCGCAGAGCGGTTCGACGCCGAGCCGGAGTGGCTCTGTTGCTCGGCGACGATCGGCAACCCCGTCGAGCACGCGGCGACGGTGACCGGCACTGCCCCGTCCTCGTACCGACTCGTCGACGACGACGCCAGCGCCAGCGGCCCCCGCCACTGGCTGGTGTGGAACCCGCCCGAGTACAGCGGGGACGGCTGGGGGAGCGGCCGCCGGAAGTCCAGTCACGTCGAGACCAGACGGCTGTTCGTCGAGCTGGTCCAGCGGGGCCTCCAGACGGTGGTGTTCACCGGCTCGCGCCAGACTGCAGAGCGCTACGCGGCGGACAGCGCCGAGGCACTGCGCGACCGGGGAGCCCACGACCTCGCGGACGCCGTCGGTGCGTACCAGGCCGCACTGACCGACGACCGTCGCCGTCGGCTGGAGCGAGAACTCAAGTCCGGCGCGCTGCGTGGCGTCTGGAGCACGAACGCGCTGGAACTCGGCGTCGACGTGGGCGGTCTCGACGCCGTCGTGCTCGATGGCTACCCCGGCACCCGGATGCAGACCTTCCAGCAGGCGGGCCGGGCCGGACGCGGGCGCGACCCCGCCCTCGTCGTGCTGGTCGGCGGCGAGGACCAGCTCGACCAGTACGTCGTCGACAACCCGGACACGCTGTTCGAGCACCCGCCCGAGCAGGCGGTGACGAACCCGGAGAACGAACAGCTCATGCCCGCACACGCCTGCTCGGCCGCCCGCGAGACGTGGCTGAAACCCGACGACGACCGGTACTTCGGCGAGACGTTCCCCGCGCTGGTGGCCGACCTGGAGCGGGACGGCCGCCTCGCGCGCCGGACGACTGCGGAGGGGACCCGCTGGGTGTACGGCGGCGAGGGCAGTCCACAGCACGAGACGAGTCTCCGGACCGTCGACGACCAGTCGATCCAGCTGCGCCACGGCGAGGACACGATCGCGACGCTACCCCTCGGCGACGCGCTGCGAGACGCACACCCCGGCGCGATCTACCACCACCAGGGGACGACCTACGAGGTGACCGACCTCGACCTCGATCACGGCATCGCCGAACTCGACCGGACGTGGGCCGACTACTTCACCCGCGTGCGCCACGAGAAGGAGATCACCGTCGAGGCCGACCTGCGAGCGGACACGCTCGACGCCCGGCCCGACGTGCCCGTGCGCTTTGCGGACGTGACCATGCGCAAGCAGATCACCGGCTACGAGCGCCGCGACGGGCAGAACGGCGAGGTGATCGGGCGGCGTAGCCTCGATCTCCCCGAGACAACCCTCAGGACCAAAGCGCTGTATTTCACCGTCCCCGCGGATCTAGAGCGAGCGATGCTTGGCGAGGCGGTCCCGGCGACCGACGACGGGACGGCGGACGGCCGCGACCGTCCGCCCGCCCCCGACGATCCCGGCGACTTCCCCGGCGGCATCCACGCCGCCGAACACGCCGCGATCTCGATGCTCCCCTTCGAGTATCTCTGTGACCGCCGCGACGTTGGCGGGCTCTCGACGCCGCTGCACCCCCACACCGACGAGCCCACGATCTTCGTGTACGACGGCCATCCCGGCGGCGTCGGCATCGTCCGGAGCGCCTACGACGACGTCGAGGGGCTGCTGGCGACGACGCTCTCGATGCTGCGGTCCTGTGACTGTGCCGACGGCTGCCCGGCCTGCGTGCAGTCGCCCCACTGTGGCAACGCCAACGACCCGCTGGACAAGGGGCTGGCGACGTACCTGCTGGACGGGCTGACGGAGTGATCGCGTTCGGGCCAGAGAGGCGTCAGCCCAGTTCCTCGACGAACTCCTTGACGATCTTCTCCTCGGCCCGGTGGAGCGTCTCGCTGCAGGTCGACTTGGCGATGCCGACCTCCGAGGCGAGTTCGGTCAGCGAACAGTCCCGCGGCGTGTCGTAGTAGCCGTTCTCGACGGCGGCCTGGATCAACTCCAGTTGGCTCCCCGTGAGCAGCTGCTCGGTCTCGACGTGCTGGCTGACCCGCTCGACGTGGAACGGAATGCCGAACTCTTCGAGTTGCTGGCCCAGCGCGGACAGTCGCTCCTGTGGCGCGGTGATCTCCCAGCGGGCCTCGCCGTCGCTGAGTCTGAACGGCATCTCCAGTGGGATACCGGAGCCCTGCACCGGGAACAACAGGAGCGGATCGCTGGTCTCGAACTGGACCAGCGCCGTGTCCTCCCAGCGCTGGAGAATCTCTAAACTGGTGACGGCCTCACTCTCGTCCATCTGGCCGAGGATGGCGACCAGTTCGTCGGCGGTGATCTCCGTGAGCCCGACGCCCGACTCCTCGCCGGGGACCGCCGCCAGGATGCGAAACTCCGCGTCCGGAAACGACCGCGAGAGCGAACCGATCCACACCTCCTCTGGAATCGTCAGCGTCAGTTCGGCTCGTGGCATGTGTGCGAATATGTTCGTCCGGGCGACGGCTCCTGTCCCGAACATGTTCGGCAACGGCAGCGACGCGGAAAACCCTTCGGAGAGAACCGCGCTGTCGGGAGCGGCCTCGCCCAGCGACCGCAGAAGGCTTAACCGGACGGGCGACGCGCCAGCACTCATGCAAGAAGTAACGGTGACGCGGGATTTGCCGGCCGCGCCCGAGGCGGTCCGCTCGCTGGTCGAAGAGACCGAGTCGTTCATGAGTGCCGCCGGGTTCGACGCCGTCCGCGTGGAGGGCGAGACCATCCGGATCCAGAACCGCGTGGGGCTGTTCGACGTCGAGCTCATCGCCGGCATCGTCAAGGACGACGACGCCGTGCTCGCCTACGAACAGGAAGAGGGGATCTTCGAGGACATGCACACGGCCTACCACCTCGAAGAGACCGACGACGGCACGACGATCTCGGCGACGACCACGTTCGAGGCCGTGGACCTGCCGATCGTCGGCCAGGTGCTGGACGCGACCGTCGTCAAGCGCCAGCGCAGCTCCGAGTTGAACGCGCAATTCGACTGGCTCGAAGCGGAGCTCTCGTAGTCCGGTTCTCGCCCCCCTGGAAAA
It encodes the following:
- a CDS encoding RNA-guided endonuclease InsQ/TnpB family protein, which translates into the protein MEIQRTAVVKLSVPDQRRDDLKRTMNTFRDAAQRFANRGWERDDNGYVITSRSRLQPLVYDDIRDDTGLHSDLTVAAVNHAADALTGCVDKMKAGERPSKPVFTSNTTVYNTSAISYFDGYCSLAAYGSGRVHAEYVYPDDSLQAEYMESSEWTKQGAKLRYDHQTDTYYLHVSVKQEREDSLEEAESRTVLGVDRNVDGYLAVTSTGAFIGNADLLNHKRREYERRRARLQQQGTRSAHLTIQSIGDTFANWSEDVLHQTSKRLVKEAMSRGCSAIVFEDLEQIRERISNASKFQQWAFRELKRQTTYKARAEGIAVESVHPAYTSQRCSHADCGFTHEDNRDGDQFTCQKCGKELHSDYNAARNIAHRFIQNRLKSGSGGATHHLALKSGTVNGNGDYSPSTV
- a CDS encoding universal stress protein translates to MNGGTPSLNKVALADRADSSLALLHVVDTGTIGEPALSATELVVGQREDDGTALLKRLAQRARDRGISTQLHNCHGEPSREIRSYADEIEADLVVMGYSNN
- a CDS encoding 5-formyltetrahydrofolate cyclo-ligase, with product MDKQTLRQRVWDDLEESGDARFPFPPHGRIPNFADADAAADRLAETAIWADADALKANPDAPQLPVRRAAMRAGKTVYMAVPRLRDERCFIELDPAAVDDIDDATTVSGSSEAGVQVGPDEMPAIDLIVSGSVAVSERGARIGKGEGYSDLEYALLRELDLVDDETPVVTTVHERQLRDHELVDEHDVPMDLVVTPERTVETATPYDRPDGIDWAALDEDRIEEMPVLEARRP
- a CDS encoding formate/nitrite transporter family protein, whose translation is MDEQDPPDPEESVREAVERSRSGAPAVGRVVRDRFSTDEVFQRIVAAADEEITSGSRELYFSGLAAGFAITITFLMLVSLTASTGGDPILSTLLYPLGFIYIIIGGYQLYTENTLPPVALTLERIASVPALLRNWIVVLAGNFTGGAIGAMALAWGGVLSADGTAAAFSIAQKGIKASQGELFVKAAFAGLIVAGVVWVEYASRDTISRIAVVYLAFLAIPLGGLYHVVVSFTEMVYLVLVGDLGVVVGMVEFVLPVLLGNTVGGILLVTVVNYFQTTEERLESARFDGANRQLSWREWILGGLAGRSYVPLIDTSERAAGHGAGSERILVPISNPRTEGTLAELACAYAAGKEAAYVEFVHIVRLPDRLAGGYGGDQTDQIVAESDAQMERVREIASSYEVDSETSTIVSHRSIEEVFQLADRKGADTVVMGWDEDALWKAGRAERPLDELTSSLPADFLVLADRGFDPEEILIPVAGNEHSVLSGEVASALGQTVGSAISLLRVADGPGRRTENEDFLARWAKNNDLESADRIVDDSGDVEGAIVRAAPEHGLIIIGATRDGLLSRIGSDSLHLDVLSDVDCSVLLAERATERGLLQRLFGN